cccacaaaaaaaaaggaaagtgagcaaaaacgaagcgaaacgaagcaaaaacgaaGTCAGCATTGAAGCAGAATTTATTTAATAAGAGCAGTGAATTTTTCTTGAGGGAGGCACATCAGGCATTTGAACAAGATGTTGTTTCTGTCCTTTCGCTCCAGCGCTCTGAACATGCCGGATAGCTGAGGCCACGGCGACAAGTCATTGCAGAtcgtcgacatcgttgtgatATCGACAGTATTCCGCACAAGACTGACAGGGGCTCATTGCCACAAGAGTGGCATTAGGTTATCGGGgtcgagagttctgtgaaaaatgtgtcgagAGGTTGAGAGTTTTGAGAGTTATGTGAAAGGAATCCCAACTGGAACTCCCACgaatgactcatcaggttcacggtacaacctacagtccaacttactgcatGAACGAGCGTAGaaatgcggggtagttggtaactgtacataatgataaacggaacgcagccagggacacggacgaggaagtgcacaaacgaactgctgactctcaactaacagAAGTTTACTTGCAACACACATTTAAATGCAAAAAACATTTAATGCCATCGCCTCAGCGTCCCTTGGGGCTGCTTTGGACAGGTCATGCGAGCACCATGTCCATGACAGTTTTGCAGCACAAGTGATGAAGCTATGCGAAGGGGGTTACCCAATAGGAATCCTGTATGAAATTTCTGAAACACTCTTGGCTAAGGTAAAAGGTGTGGCCAAGAGTAAGCACGATAGGTTACCTGGTCGACCGGTGTCCATACCTTATGTACACACTATGTCACACAACTTGAAAAAAGTGGGAGAGAGACATAGAGTACCTGTGGTCCTCTCAGCGCCAGTTAAGTTAATAACTCTTTGTGGTAAGGTGAATGGTTCTTCTACAAAAAGGGGATGCCAGATTTCGCACAAGAATGCCTCGGTTGAATGCCGGCAGAATGTGGTATATCGCATTCCGTTAACATGCGGGAGGGTTTACATAGGCCAGACTGGGCGCTGCATTAACACTAGACTGAACGAACATAGGGCGTTGGTCCGAAGCACCACTCCATCAGGACACCTGGCTCTTCACTGCAGGACCTGTGGGTGCTCCCCCCTTTTGAATAATACCACAATAGAGGGTGGGTTCAAAACGCGCGTTGCTCGCGAAATTCTGGAGACCTTCTTGATTACAAAGTCAGAGGAAGATCACTGTGTTAGCACACCGTCATTGTCACTCTTATCAGCCGAAATGGAATATCTTGGAACGTGCCCGGATCGCAACCATCATGTGTTGAGCAGCTAGTTTTTCTGTTTTGATATTGTGATAAGGTGTTGTCACATTTCCTTGTGTCTTGTTTTTTGCATTTAAATGTGTGTTGCAAGTAAACTTctgttagttgagagtcagcagttcgtttgtgcacttcctcgtccgtgtccctggctgcgttccgtttatcattatgtacaacttactgcatacaggGCGGGTTACGCatagatagtacacatgaatggggagaggacagtggactcaaaaaAAACACTccacgtgcggaacactgtggcagttgacctcggggtcctcgggtaagtaattgttgcgggagaagtcctagagataagacagctgccttgcaccgaacttgcagagggcagttggttttgtcttctcgcggcggtaaatcatcccatatatgtgtgtgtgcgtcgtcccgaacaatgtggattctttagtttccaagtaatcgattacttggtaattgattaccgaaaattgtaactgaattactcaaaaaattactgggccccaaaagtaatcgattacgttacaaattactcaaaaaagtaactgattactagtaacgcgattacccgttacccgttacgtacaagtctggactGTCAACTAACAAAGTTCAGCACTCGTCACGTACTACATACTATATAGTAAGAGATTCGAGCATTTATGGAATACTTTTGGAGCAAAGGCTTCCTAGGCATTTAAAATTTATTGGTGACGAAAAATTACCAATGAAACACGGTCTTCTTCATGAAAAACTATCACTACATTTCTTAGCCTAACACAACAGACCAGGACTTGGTAATGAAGGACGATATGGTACCAACCACTTGAACCTGCTTTTGCTTTCCAACCCGAAGCTCCTTGTCGAACTCCAGAAAGTCGCTAAGGCTGTCGGTGGGTTCACCAAATAGtttttcctcttcctcctcaCCCTTGTAGCTGTCTAACTTTGACAGAATGCGCGTAAGAAGGCCCGAATGGTCTTGAACTTCATACCTGATGAAGTGGAGCAACGACAGCACGCGTTTCTGAAAAGctgaaaacacacacatacacagcgTTACATAGACATGAGCGAAAACAGTGTTTTATATTGCTGTTTTACCTGTAGCATCAGCACTCCCTGGTAGTGTGTTTGTCTGGCCTTTATCTCGGTGGTGCACCCCACTTCctaattaaaattaaattacAAACTTGATGTTACACAATGTTTACAATACAGAGTTGCATTTCAGCTGTATCAAACTCCCCAGAAACTGAACATCTGCTCtaaatccataacttaaaaacccgagactaggggacaaaaaacgacaacataGACAATATCTctaacacagctgaaagtttactcAACAGCACAAAcattttaagttatggatctataccaccagctcggttgctacctctctatcctctcgttatctGCTCTAAGTTCTTGCTCCGGCGCAAGTGTTCTTGTTCTTGTGACTACAGCAGGCCTTGCaggaggaaaaagaaagagaccAGTAGCACTATTCATGATATCCTTGTTTGTTTAACGATTCCACAAATTATTTTGCAGCTGTCCAAGCTGCATCTAAATTGTATCAGTGCAAGATGGATTTAATGCCTCAAACTATAGCTGATAGAAATATGAACCTTAATTACCTACTTATCTGATCAACATACCTTATTCCTGGCATACGGTAAGATCAACAaagtaataataaaataacCAGTGCTTTAATGCAacttcacacacaaaaaataaatcATCTATGGAAATATTACAATGTCATCAATTCACACTCACTTGAAACAAGCACAGGAGGTGACCTCTGGTCACTTCTGCACTGCTCATTGGACAGCCCaacattgctcattccaacatCAGATGCCGTGCCAAACCGGTCTGAAATAAAGACACGTCTTACTTTCATACGGTACAACTGTTTCATGTTGCAAGCATAAGCGTGTCCACGGAAAATACCTTGTACAGTGGTTACTGAACACCGCTGACTGCTGGATGAAGAAGCAGTGGCCGCTGATCCACGAATTATTCTGCATGTCATTGTGTGGTCTTCCTCGTCTGACATCCATCGGAAATGGACACAATGAGACAAAACAGAAAAAGGCAGATAGCCATTTAGTTGACTATTCCCCAATGAATTATAATGAAACACTTCAAAAACCGTAATAACATGATATAACGATCCGACATAAGCAGATGCTGTAATTAGTCATAATAAACGCAGCAGACTACAGCTTACCAGCACAGTCTGCATCACTGCCCAAGATGTTGAGTGCTGTGCCTCTGCTGTAGCCCTTCAGAGGTGTTTGTGATACATCACTGCAGCTGGACGGTGTGCTGACTTTTTGTTTTGGCAGGGCTGCAATGACCATTGCTAATTAGAGTCTGTTCATTTCCCCATAGGAGACTTGCAGTATGTAAAAACACTTCTTGGTGACACACACTGTGCCTGATTCTATGGAAGACCTCCTGTAGCCATAATCTTTTCTTCGATTGTAGACAACTCAATTAATTCATGTACTGCAAGCCTCATCTGTTGAGCACATCAGATGCGACTTGGAggcacctcccccccccctctagtgTCACCCAGTGGAGATTTAATATCCGATTACTTCACAGTTACATAAGATGCACTAAGTACAGATTTTTGTATGTGCATAAATTCCACAAGGTTCGAAGGAAAAACAGGTCGCCTTACTTGTCATATACAGTGGTGGAGTAGGAGGATCGGGAAGAAGGCTAGAGTCTTCATCTTCAGAGCTGCTAATGGTTCTGGCGACACGCTTCCGCTTTCCGCGTCCGAGGTCTTGGTCTGTTGAAAGGTCAGAAGTGACTTCCGCAAGGGGAAGCCTCCGCCTTGCCTGTTCATAGGTGCCTGTAAAAATGTTAATGTAGAATACATGAGTGAAACCATTAGACATGTACGTCAAGCTCAGTTCAGTGCTTACAGAAGAGTCCCAATGGTTTGCATTTCTGTCTCGTCCAATTCTCAGTTAGCATTCTCCCTTCTTCAATTAGAGCACGTAGCTTTGTTGCGTTTCTTTGCGGGGGCCACATGCATACGCCACCGCCACAAAGCCAGTTGACATGAATTATTCCAATGCAGTCATCTTCATCTGGGAATTTCACGATGGCAAAGGACTTTTCATCTACAAAATTCAAGTGAAGAGAAACTGACTTTGATATTGCACATACTGCAAGAAATGACTATTCACCTAAAATGAGGAGAAATTGACCTTGATGCGGAACATCCTATGTAGTGTGGTGCAAAGGAATAATGACATGCGCAGTTTCGAAAGGTAGTCTCACGCATTTGAATTGAACACTTGACAGTGGCCACGACTGCAACACCGACATGCGTGACACTTTACAGATCCCAAGCATTGTTGACTTGCAAGGATAGGTGTAGAGGTCGTGCTTCTCGATGAATTTTCTGCCGAGTATGCACGCTTCTTGAGTATTGGCAGGACAGACAATGTTTAGAATTTCAACTATGGTGCCATCACTTAAAACACAAACAGAGTCTCTTCCATTCACTTGCAAGAAAAACTTTCCCTGAATTTGGACTTTCCTGTACTGAGAGCCTCGGCAGGTATCGAGCAGTGGCCCATCGTGGTGTTTTTGCGAAAACGTTGTTTcgtcatctttttttcttttgtcaaaTTCTGCTACACTTCTTTGTTCAGTGATCCTATTTACCAGTTGCTCTAATGCTTTTTCAGGTTTCTTTTTCATGCTTTTTAATGTCTTCATGAAGTTCTCGAAAGGGAACGCAGACCAGCGGTCTAAAGGTCCATGCATTCGAGCATCCTCAGCAAGGTGTAGGAGTCCGTGAATGTTATAAGATGCAAGGTGGGAGCCGTATGTTGATATGAACACCTGAACGAAGTGCTGGAGTAGACGTTCCGCATATTCCAAATAGACTTCACAAAGTGTTGGGCTTATAAGAATTGTTATAGCAACATGTAAAACCAAGTAGTTGGCATACATATCCTTTGGAAGAACCTGATGGAGTACAACAGGTCCCGTGTAGACGAGCATGGTTCTAAGCTCAGTGGCCTACCATCTGTCGAGGTCATCCACGCTTCGTGGTCTCCTGTTGAAATCTAATGGCATGTGTGGACTCATGGCAATGTTTTTTTGTGACAGCTCTTCACGCTTTGCACTGCTGATCCTGGATGCAGATGTAGCTTTACACCACAGAAGCAGCAGCTTCCGCATGACGCCCAAACACACAAGATGCATGTACTCGAGCGGCACTTGGTGCACAAGATCAATGGCAATTTCCCTCAAAATCGTAGAACCAGTATGATGCTGTTCCTGTGCTGCAGCTCTAAATCCTGTATCATCCCTTAAGGGAGCATTCATTTCGGGAAAGCATATATGCCCATTCCTGTAAGAACCCTTAGTTGTGCATCTTGTGCAGCTAAAATAACCGGAATGAGTTTTCACTGACAAGATGAAAGCCCTTGCTGGTGCGTCGCACACGAATGCCTCTATTTTGATAGGAACCATGTGAGCCTCCTATTTCAACTCCATTAAGAAGCAACTCCTTTACTTCAGAAACAAAAAGCTTCAGGTAGTCGTTAGCATTGGATGGCTTCGTATGCCCAAAGTAAATACCGACAGGAAATGGCTCACTTTTCTCGCAGTTTACAACGTCACATAAGATTGGCCAAAACTGTTGTGTTGTGCTCTTTGTCAGGGGCAAGCCGTCGATGTTTACATTCAGTAGGAGGATATCTGGCAGGCTTAGTGCATTATTCAACACATTCCTCAGTCCTGATGCAAGTCCGAAATGGTGATACTTCCCAGGATGAATATCTTGAAAATCCGGTGAAGCACGAGGAGT
This portion of the Ornithodoros turicata isolate Travis chromosome 3, ASM3712646v1, whole genome shotgun sequence genome encodes:
- the LOC135387302 gene encoding uncharacterized protein LOC135387302, which translates into the protein MWPPQRNATKLRALIEEGRMLTENWTRQKCKPLGLFCTYEQARRRLPLAEVTSDLSTDQDLGRGKRKRVARTISSSEDEDSSLLPDPPTPPLYMTTLPKQKVSTPSSCSDVSQTPLKGYSRGTALNILGSDADCADEEDHTMTCRIIRGSAATASSSSSQRCSVTTVQDRFGTASDVGMSNVGLSNEQCRSDQRSPPVLVSRSGVHHRDKGQTNTLPGSADATAFQKRVLSLLHFIRYEVQDHSGLLTRILSKLDSYKGEEEEEKLFGEPTDSLSDFLEFDKELRVGKQKQVQVRTFLGKFGGRDTADQVARMLSRVLTDNLATEFSWCGARGKQAFKDLAFVDILCESVTSSSAKHKENATFRDVEEAVKSWLRHAKERMDRKTERAAKMSS